GAACAGCGAGCTTTGGGTCTTCGCAAAAGTGGAGTTGGCGTTGTTCTCGATTCTGAAATGCCACATCTCGTCGGGATAGACGATGATTTACTGAGCACTGGAGTCACTCTCTATCACttaaaagaaggaaaaaccTTGATCGGCACCGAGGATGCCACGACGCCTCAGGTAGAGTGAATTGAATTGCTTCCGATCAGAGTGGGAAAaaagacaaataaaaaaagtctACATTTTGTTTACAGCAACTGGAATACATAagcatttttggaaaaaaaagttatatgaatttgttgatgaaaatgtttgaaaGAATAAGGTACTTTTGAGTTGCAAACAGGCTTAGAGAACCCTGATCTGGCTGATTTTATATGGAATAAAATGTTTCCCTACTTATTAAAATATAGCCCCATCTAGTTTGGTCTAGTATTATCATATCccataaaatttttgacatgGCTTGACCAAAATATTGTTGTATGGTTGATAGGATATAGTCTTATCAGGCATTGACGTTGAACCTGAACACTGTGTGGTGGAATTGAATGAGGGAATTGCGACACTTCATCCGCTCTCAGCCCATTGTTGGATAAATACAGCACAGGTTGACAAAGCAACGAGGTTATCGCAGGGGTGCATAATACTTCTCGGACGAAATAACATGTTCCGTTATAACGATCCAGCAGAGGCTGCAAAGCTTAGAAAAGAAGGTGGAATTGGAAATGGCAATTTACAATCGGTAGTCAATCTTTCCAGACTGTCTCTTCTCAGTTGGAGCGTTTCTGACCTCCACACTTCGTCTTCGAATGACAATCTCCTTAATTCGAGCGAAGACCTTAGGGCTATAGAAGAACTGGAGCATCAGAAGGCTCTTCTTCTCAAAGAAAAGGAAGACTTCAAGGTAGAAACTTAATTTCATGTATTCAATCACTGGTTACAATGTTTTTACATTAAAAGATTTGCGTATTAGGttcatttcttcaaagttGACGATCGAAGGGTTGCCTATTCCATtttttggcatttttttgGTCTCACGTTTGTTTGACTCCATAACATCTTGTTTCTTCATCAGCGAGAgcaagaagaaagagaagagagatgGGCAGCTCGAAGAGAAGCTTTAGAAGGAGCACAGCGAGAGCTGGAGAGAGAATGGGGTGCGCAGTGGAGAGAATGGGCTGAAGCTCTTGCACAGCTTGAAGCACGACAGCAAGATTTAAGGTCTAGGCGGAATGCGCTGGAACAGGAACGACGAGATGAAATGACTCAAGTAAGTGATCCTAACACAGATATAATATCTGCAAAAAATCAGTTCTATTTTATATTCATCGCtgtttgttttcttatttgttTGTctggaaatattattatttattcacatgTTTGTCCATTGGATATGTGACTGTCGTTAATGCCTTGTTTTGTATGAATTGAACTTAGTATATTTAAACCGGAAAGTGGTGcagtaaattaattttttcttacaaagcAAGATGCTGTAGTACAGAAGTTTTAATCATTGACTAAAAAAGTTCAACGGTCTAACTTGAAATCATGTAATGTGAATGAAAATGCAAATTAACGCGCACAAATGGTAGGTAATGGGcaggtttatttttatatttatatttcacaaggttaaaaaagtttaaacaatCTTAGGGCTTATGATGATAATGTAGAATCGACCTGAAAAACCGGCGTGTAATTAAATGCATTTcagattattattcaattcagGCATTTATTTAAAACAGCACTGTTGGACAGTTAGCTGTATGCTCGTGCCTCTTtgtacataaaattttggaagataagtaaaaaaaaaagaaacgtaaaGTATTAGCAGTTACGTTGCTGGAGAGGAGAACGGTGATGTAGCAATTCCAGGATTGTTATTCTATACAAAAGTTTTAactatgtaaaaatttttcgatatgTAGTCactatatttatatgtataaaagtaatagaatagtatacatatataggatATCTATATGGGTTTGTTATGCAAGAAAACTGTTGTTGTTTTACTATTGTTTAATAAATCTTTCTCAAAAATTGGCATTCCATCTTCTGTAAACTATGTaacacaaaaacaaaagatacaaaacaaaaatttgcaatacCTTTCTGCTAACTGAATTAATATTCATGAATTGTTCGCTATAACGTTCTTATTAACAAACCCACTTGGTTATTAAAgtctttttcatttatccaatATCTTTGTGAGTCAACATTTAACTGTTTCGattgattataaattacaCCATAATTAACAAGCCTGGTTTTTGGGAAAGTTTTTAACACTTCGACTAAAATGCAGGTAATGTATACTTTATCTCTACAGCGTTACTTTGTCTGAATTGAGGGAGGCGTAACGAAAATTGCAAAGGCTCGAACTATGAGTTTATCAAACCAAGATAcgttaatgaaataaaaggtagaaaatttagaaaaaattgtttttgctGTAAGTTCGATTCGTTCCGGCTCCCActgcaattaaaaaattgaaatctgcAGTAATTATCGTAATCAAATCTGTAAGAGTTGAATGTCTTATTCTATTTAGTAATTCGAACTTTGGAAATTTGATGTTTGTGTGTATGCGTATTAATTGCGTGAATAATGAATCGTTAATTCActttcgttgaattattttattaattttcacacAATATCAGACTAAAAATATTGCACGACGATCTTCATACTTTAtgcattaaatatttttgtgttGAATTGTACTCGTGGTATGCTTTAAAACTGTAGGTAAATAGAATACAAATTCTTTTATAAACAACAAATATTCTagagttaaaaaaatctcaaattcCAGTTCCAGACTGCAAACGcttattttgaaacaaattaatAGTTACATGGTAAAATCTCATCTACAGATGGTTCAAGTCATTTTTCCAAAATGTAATAGCTAAAGGTTGAGCATATCTGGCTTGATGATGATTGGAGAAACCTGACAAACTCGGAATCCACGTGTTAGCTGAAGATATGAAATTTGGATTTGCCTGCCCTCAAAGAACGCATGccttaattatataatttggTTATAAAGTACAGTGTGACAAGCATTTAGTTCTATTATATAAgcgataaaaatgataatatgatttacattttttacatttcaaacTCTGCattcataatattttatttcaattaattttttgttaacggAGTGATGTGTATGTGTGTGGCTAGGTAGAAAGTGTTTGTAGGGAAGTCAGCTCTCTGCGAACGATTCTTCAGTCTAAACAGCGCCAATTCGACGAGTTCATGCACACGCAAAATCGCGTATCAAACGATAGACAGCAAAAAAAGGTAagcgtaaattttttttaatttataatacctattttttcttgtattgCTTCTTTTTGAATGTATTATGATAGAGAATTTCACTCATTAGTTTATCTGTAACTTTATTCATTGTTACGTATAATTgcatttcgataattttaaagatttttcggACTGCAAAATTGTGCCCCATACTTGTGAAAATGAACCCGAAACGTAAATGTTTTTCCCTCGGATTTTATTCGTCAATAATTATGCTTATGTATAAGTTCGCAATTCGAACATCTGCATAACTAATTAAAATCATTAAACTACCGGAATAATTCTATTGAACATCGTAAGCCGGCTGCAGCCGCATAATGATGGTTACTGATCCATTCTTTCCCTTGTTCCTTACAAGCCGGAAAGTGGCTTCTGGGGACATACCCTATCAGGTATGGTGGGTGTAGgcagtaattattattaattattattaattaaccgTGGCAAGAGTACTTTCCcgttttcaaaatcttttctaTGATAGTTGtgaatatgattttttcaatattcatacGGTCTAGTCTTTgcattttaatatattttgataacaaaaaattgacctTCACACTTTAGGATATGGCGCAAAGtacacttttttcattcttttaacTCAACAGTGCAAGTATCTACCCACAGACTCTACGGGTAAGCAATTCGTCATCTGTGATCGATTATTTTATAGCTATTGATTAGAATTTTGAGTGTTGATAGCTACTTCGAAATTACCCAGCCTTAGATATTCACAAAAATAACACATGCAAAATGCACATCAACTATCGAACAGGTTTATTGAGTACTGAATTCACGATTAACGAGAAACATTATTGGTATTGTCTGGTTTCGAACACGGAATTTGATTCAGTTCCTGTCCCTTTCAATATGACTCCTCAGTATTAAAGTAAACGAGTGATCCATCATTAGCGTCTGTAatgtattgtataataatttgcagACAGGTGATGGGGTCAGCAGTGATATTAGTACGCCTGAATCTTGGTCTAGTCTTACTGATGCCGATTCTGCCCATGCTGTGCGAGAGCTAGTCAATAATCACGTAAGTCCAAGAATTCATCATTACCAAGCGCTTTGGGCTGACGATGTGCTAGCTTATGAACTTCCCGTCTTCAAACAAGTTTCGAGCTgaagtaataatgataataaaaacaacgataataacaacaatgatagtaataatgtAATTATCTCATTCGAACTTTGAAAGGCCAATGTCAAATTCGTGAtcagcaactcagaaaaccTTCAAGTAATAATTTACATCAAAATCCaaatgtttttagtttttttcggCATATTGAATGCAcctaatttaaattttgaaatctagCTTTATATTCGTGATCGGCGACCCCTTGTGGTatctgttttcattttaatctattcattcattctcaagatatcatttttattttattttttataatttggtaatttaaataattcgaaaagtACTAAACCGATTAAAGCTAAAACTAACCAGTTCCAAGTTTGGAAACTCGCGTCGATTGAGATCATAAACATTCAAATTCGGCAAATAGTTTCCGAAATATCGTCGGATAACAAAATTGATGGCGTGTACAGTGTACACGCACATACGCACGCACGAAAATAATGACACTTGATGCTATAGACCTTGAAACGCTGAGATCCAGTGAAAGctcaactttttattttcggtGTGATTACAATAACTACCTATTTTCTCTGATACAACGACACGGAAAGTTAAAAATCTTTCAAGTACcatgattttttcaaccactATTCTGTTATCATTTGGTAACTCAGAAATGATTGTTTTATGTATTGAAATAAtcacaaaaattattcaaatatacttTCAGAATGCTCaaactaaaaataatgatattttgtTGACAACCGtcgttataaaaatgaatgacgCCCAATTGTAACGAGACTGTAAGAAACAAGTATACTTTACTTTTGCAGAGAAAAGAATTAACCGCCTTAGAAAACGAGCTACAAGACAAAGTGAAGTCTCTGAACGAGCACAGAAGAAAGGTCGATTCAATTGACGTTGAGTTGTTTGATGTGGCAGACGAACATCAAAAGATTTTGAACCTGGATGTAAGTGTGACCTATCCGGTATGCTAGAACCTACAATATGCTCGTAATGTTCATCATGATCGATTTTAGCTGGAACGTGGTGAAGTCAGCGAGAAGAAACTGTTACTGGCAAAACGGACTCAAGAGCAATTACAAGAAATTATGAATAGGAAACAGAGTCTTTCGTTGGATTTGAAACGGGTCGGTCCATCTTCTTCTTGCAATGATTCATTGAACGGTGAGGACGTGACGTCCCAGTCCGATTTGAAGTCCTTGCAAGACGAGTGCAACCGGAAATTGAAGATAGCGTCAGCGGTAAACCTGCTGTACAATTACGACCCGCCGCTTTCCGTAGAAACGACGGACACGTTTCACACAGCGGCAGCAGACTCTCCAGAGTTTCTGAAAGGCTTTAGGGAGGATGAAGAACAAAACGAAGAAGCTGAGAATAAGACAAAATCTGAGTATGTTACTGCCAAAGAAGACTGTGGTCCAGGTACAAGCACTGGGCCTGACCCAAGCCCAGATATTGAACACAGTGAAAAAGTTGTGCAAGAAGATGTGAAGAAATCAATGAAAGAAGACGAACACTTACTGGATGAAAAAGTGCAGGATACTTCTGAGTGTAACGATAAGAAAGATAACAATTTACTGAGTGAAAGCGTCTCGACTGAGAGTCTCACAAACCATGAATCTCCGCAGCATCAAACGCTGAGGAGACTGCAGCAGAGGATCGCTCgtcaaaaaatgattattatgaGATTGTTGGAAATTAATGCTCCGTGCAAAGAGGATCTTAATCGTCAGATCGGCGTTTTACAGGACTTACAGAAGCAGCAAATCGAGCTGGAAGCTTTGTTGATTGAAAGGAAGCCGTCAAATCACGACGCAGGTAGAACTGAAAAGAGAATCCCTGCTATCGATCAGGATCCTTATATGCGAGTCGTCGATTCGCAGGATAACTTTGGTCAGAATTCGAACCTCACAGacaaaaattctttctcaaattttaacgACTTCCAATCACAGCAAAGTTCTGTTTCGGAAATATCCCAGCAGCCAACACTCATGCGAAATTCTCCAAGCCAGACTTACACCTCTGTATATCTCACggtaaataaattgaagaatgCAATATCCATATAACTTTGTATGCTGGATCATGTTCAGATTTAACGGTGAATCCCACAAAACAGGAGAAGACTgatattattttgattattctaTTAGTGTAAAAGCTCTCGCTATTATTTAGAACATAAAACGTTTAGCATTGGTTggattcaaattcaattcagtTTTCAACTAATCTTAAATTGTTATCCATTATTCTGCCTTCAATTCTGATAAAAACGAAACATGTTCCAGCAGAGTCGAGACCGTTCGGATCACTTAAGCAGTCCTTACTCGTTGACGATAACGAGGTCATTACCATCGCTGATTGCCAGTGAAAGCGAAAATGAGAACGTGATTAACATGATCGTGAGCGTTCCGTCATACATTGTACGTGGTGCTGGTGCTTCCAGTCATTACGAATACGAGGTGCGGGTTGCAGCTAGGGACGACAGCTGGACATTGTTGAGACGATACAGGCGGTTCAGGGAGCTCAACATTATGATGCGCCAAAAATATGGTGCTAAAGTAAGGGATTTCGCTTTGAAAACCCTGTGTCATATTGTTACattctcataatttttctaGATTGGAACGATACCGTTCCCCCcacgtcaatttttcaagaaatctGAAGCAATTGCTCGTCAACGGCGAAAACAACTCGAGGTCTATCTTCGCCGCTTGATACAGGCTTGTGCCGAATTGCCTCTTTGCCAGCCTCTCTACAAATACAATACAGATCTGAGTCAGATAGACAAGCAGTCTCTCCTAGAATTTAGCGTGTTTTTCCGACGAGGAACCTTCGAGAGCAGCAAATATGGTACCAGCTAGTAAGTTCTGCTTTAATtgtgaattattaattttcggcAACTTAGTTTTGACagcctatacatatatatcttaaTGTCTTGCATCGGAGAATTCAACGGTGATGAACGTGAATTGCATagtgaaatttttaagctCTAGTTcgacaattttgtttttgttatttgttaatattatataacTAATCAATGGCGCCACTGTGGATTTTAACATAACGCATTTGGTGAAACCTCTTTgatttattaacaatattGAAATAGGTTGAATAGAATTGATGTTTAGTTTATGCCTCACCTCtacataaaatgaataaatctatCTAAACGAGTTGACAATAAAAGGTACGTGTCCAGCAAAGttataattattcgaaatgGGCCAGTTTCAAAtgccaaaaaatgtcaatacttaaatttataaatacgaGCCAGTCCCAATTTATAACTGTTTTTTGCACCACGCGAATTCAggcgaaacaaaatttcattcccCAGGGAGAGTAATTCTGTCTTAATCATGACCATGTCTGCACTTTGTCTTGCGAGAAtagtattttgaaatttgttaacCAAAGCTCTgcataattgatttttattcgtgCTAAAATAATCTTTGCAAATGTTTAATTGATTTCAATACGACCTCAATTTATTCGTCATCTTGTACTTATAACTTTTCGGGTTGTGCGTGTGGTTGTTTCATGTACCTGAATTTATGATATCATTATCACTGCAAACTTATCGTTAATCTTTTGTCTTCAGTGgagttaaattaaaaataatgccTACACGATAGGagggcaaatttttttttctcgactgTTTTCAGTTTCTAAACGCGTGTAAAAGTATGAGAACCAAAATTACCAGTCATTTTGGTCTGGAAAAATCCGTTATAATGtgataatgattttttgatgcTTCCTTCCTCCTTTTACCTTTCAATTAGATAATTTTGTTGTACCTCGTGACTGGAACTCATATCCTATGTCTATGAATTGACGAATATCCCCAACAGCTCTGACCAGATTtatcattataataatgattgtgattaattatgaaataataaaaacggcTCTATAATTGAAGcgctaaataataataataataataataataataataataagaacaaCAACAGTATCGTAGCTTACTTATGAGTGCCTCTGTGGGATTGggtgttaaattttttgaataatttataaagaGTGATATTACGTTGCATATTACCAATGTCCCACTGGAGACGTTTCATTTTACATATCGAACATAGAATTTCAATCAAAAGTGCATAATTCAGCTGTTGCGCATTGTAGCATCAACATTACACTTGTAATAACCAGCGCCGACGTAGATAGAAATAAAAGTTATTGTGATTTCTTAATAATACACCGAATGACGGG
The sequence above is drawn from the Neodiprion pinetum isolate iyNeoPine1 chromosome 2, iyNeoPine1.2, whole genome shotgun sequence genome and encodes:
- the Klp98A gene encoding kinesin-like protein Klp98A isoform X3 produces the protein MASVRVAVRVRPFNKRELAMNAKLIIQMDGKRTRIFNTKPPGTGRDIDGEKYKDFTFDHSYWSYDSEDENYASQEEVFYDLGTDVIESAFSGYNACVFAYGQTGSGKTFTMMGTPESQGLIPRICKTLFARMAAGKESGASYRTEVSFLEIHNERVRDLLRPEQSQSHSLRVREHPKRGPYVQDLSNHLVYDYSDIQECMVRGNTHRTTASTNMNDVSSRSHAIFTITFVQAGFSGNMPSETVSKVHLVDLAGSERADATGATGQRLKEGAHINKSLVTLGSVISALAEVSSSSCSSDSNSKRNIFIPYRDSVLTWLLKDSLGGNSKTIMIAAVSPADCNYGETLSTLRYANRAKNIINKPTINEDANVKLIRELREEIQKLKSLIDKDASVERPPQVLLAQIHEKQEQEKVLTEEWAEKWRETQLILQEQRALGLRKSGVGVVLDSEMPHLVGIDDDLLSTGVTLYHLKEGKTLIGTEDATTPQDIVLSGIDVEPEHCVVELNEGIATLHPLSAHCWINTAQVDKATRLSQGCIILLGRNNMFRYNDPAEAAKLRKEGGIGNGNLQSVVNLSRLSLLSWSVSDLHTSSSNDNLLNSSEDLRAIEELEHQKALLLKEKEDFKREQEEREERWAARREALEGAQRELEREWGAQWREWAEALAQLEARQQDLRSRRNALEQERRDEMTQTGDGVSSDISTPESWSSLTDADSAHAVRELVNNHRKELTALENELQDKVKSLNEHRRKVDSIDVELFDVADEHQKILNLDLERGEVSEKKLLLAKRTQEQLQEIMNRKQSLSLDLKRVGPSSSCNDSLNGEDVTSQSDLKSLQDECNRKLKIASAVNLLYNYDPPLSVETTDTFHTAAADSPEFLKGFREDEEQNEEAENKTKSEYVTAKEDCGPGTSTGPDPSPDIEHSEKVVQEDVKKSMKEDEHLLDEKVQDTSECNDKKDNNLLSESVSTESLTNHESPQHQTLRRLQQRIARQKMIIMRLLEINAPCKEDLNRQIGVLQDLQKQQIELEALLIERKPSNHDAGRTEKRIPAIDQDPYMRVVDSQDNFGQNSNLTDKNSFSNFNDFQSQQSSVSEISQQPTLMRNSPSQTYTSVYLTQSRDRSDHLSSPYSLTITRSLPSLIASESENENVINMIVSVPSYIVRGAGASSHYEYEVRVAARDDSWTLLRRYRRFRELNIMMRQKYGAKIGTIPFPPRQFFKKSEAIARQRRKQLEVYLRRLIQACAELPLCQPLYKYNTDLSQIDKQSLLEFSVFFRRGTFESSKYGTS
- the Klp98A gene encoding kinesin-like protein Klp98A isoform X1 — translated: MASVRVAVRVRPFNKRELAMNAKLIIQMDGKRTRIFNTKPPGTGRDIDGEKYKDFTFDHSYWSYDSEDENYASQEEVFYDLGTDVIESAFSGYNACVFAYGQTGSGKTFTMMGTPESQGLIPRICKTLFARMAAGKESGASYRTEVSFLEIHNERVRDLLRPEQSQSHSLRVREHPKRGPYVQDLSNHLVYDYSDIQECMVRGNTHRTTASTNMNDVSSRSHAIFTITFVQAGFSGNMPSETVSKVHLVDLAGSERADATGATGQRLKEGAHINKSLVTLGSVISALAEVSSSSCSSDSNSKRNIFIPYRDSVLTWLLKDSLGGNSKTIMIAAVSPADCNYGETLSTLRYANRAKNIINKPTINEDANVKLIRELREEIQKLKSLIDKDASVERPPQVLLAQIHEKQEQEKVLTEEWAEKWRETQLILQEQRALGLRKSGVGVVLDSEMPHLVGIDDDLLSTGVTLYHLKEGKTLIGTEDATTPQDIVLSGIDVEPEHCVVELNEGIATLHPLSAHCWINTAQVDKATRLSQGCIILLGRNNMFRYNDPAEAAKLRKEGGIGNGNLQSVVNLSRLSLLSWSVSDLHTSSSNDNLLNSSEDLRAIEELEHQKALLLKEKEDFKREQEEREERWAARREALEGAQRELEREWGAQWREWAEALAQLEARQQDLRSRRNALEQERRDEMTQVESVCREVSSLRTILQSKQRQFDEFMHTQNRVSNDRQQKKTGDGVSSDISTPESWSSLTDADSAHAVRELVNNHRKELTALENELQDKVKSLNEHRRKVDSIDVELFDVADEHQKILNLDLERGEVSEKKLLLAKRTQEQLQEIMNRKQSLSLDLKRVGPSSSCNDSLNGEDVTSQSDLKSLQDECNRKLKIASAVNLLYNYDPPLSVETTDTFHTAAADSPEFLKGFREDEEQNEEAENKTKSEYVTAKEDCGPGTSTGPDPSPDIEHSEKVVQEDVKKSMKEDEHLLDEKVQDTSECNDKKDNNLLSESVSTESLTNHESPQHQTLRRLQQRIARQKMIIMRLLEINAPCKEDLNRQIGVLQDLQKQQIELEALLIERKPSNHDAGRTEKRIPAIDQDPYMRVVDSQDNFGQNSNLTDKNSFSNFNDFQSQQSSVSEISQQPTLMRNSPSQTYTSVYLTQSRDRSDHLSSPYSLTITRSLPSLIASESENENVINMIVSVPSYIVRGAGASSHYEYEVRVAARDDSWTLLRRYRRFRELNIMMRQKYGAKIGTIPFPPRQFFKKSEAIARQRRKQLEVYLRRLIQACAELPLCQPLYKYNTDLSQIDKQSLLEFSVFFRRGTFESSKYGTS
- the Klp98A gene encoding kinesin-like protein Klp98A isoform X2, translating into MASVRVAVRVRPFNKRELAMNAKLIIQMDGKRTRIFNTKPPGTGRDIDGEKYKDFTFDHSYWSYDSEDENYASQEEVFYDLGTDVIESAFSGYNACVFAYGQTGSGKTFTMMGTPESQGLIPRICKTLFARMAAGKESGASYRTEVSFLEIHNERVRDLLRPEQSQSHSLRVREHPKRGPYVQDLSNHLVYDYSDIQECMVRGNTHRTTASTNMNDVSSRSHAIFTITFVQAGFSGNMPSETVSKVHLVDLAGSERADATGATGQRLKEGAHINKSLVTLGSVISALAEVSSSSCSSDSNSKRNIFIPYRDSVLTWLLKDSLGGNSKTIMIAAVSPADCNYGETLSTLRYANRAKNIINKPTINEDANVKLIRELREEIQKLKSLIDKDASVERPPQVLLAQIHEKQEQEKVLTEEWAEKWRETQLILQEQRALGLRKSGVGVVLDSEMPHLVGIDDDLLSTGVTLYHLKEGKTLIGTEDATTPQDIVLSGIDVEPEHCVVELNEGIATLHPLSAHCWINTAQVDKATRLSQGCIILLGRNNMFRYNDPAEAAKLRKEGGIGNGNLQSVVNLSRLSLLSWSVSDLHTSSSNDNLLNSSEDLRAIEELEHQKALLLKEKEDFKREQEEREERWAARREALEGAQRELEREWGAQWREWAEALAQLEARQQDLRSRRNALEQERRDEMTQVESVCREVSSLRTILQSKQRQFDEFMHTQNRVSNDRQQKKTGDGVSSDISTPESWSSLTDADSAHAVRELVNNHRKELTALENELQDKVKSLNEHRRKVDSIDVELFDVADEHQKILNLDLERGEVSEKKLLLAKRTQEQLQEIMNRKQSLSLDLKRVGPSSSCNDSLNGEDVTSQSDLKSLQDECNRKLKIASAVNLLYNYDPPLSVETTDTFHTAAADSPEFLKGFREDEEQNEEAENKTKSEYVTAKEDCGPGTSTGPDPSPDIEHSEKVVQEDVKKSMKEDEHLLDEKVQDTSECNDKKDNNLLSESVSTESLTNHESPQHQTLRRLQQRIARQKMIIMRLLEINAPCKEDLNRQIGVLQDLQKQQIELEALLIERKPSNHDAGRTEKRIPAIDQDPYMRVVDSQDNFGQNSNLTDKNSFSNFNDFQSQQSSVSEISQQPTLMRNSPSQTYTSVYLTSRDRSDHLSSPYSLTITRSLPSLIASESENENVINMIVSVPSYIVRGAGASSHYEYEVRVAARDDSWTLLRRYRRFRELNIMMRQKYGAKIGTIPFPPRQFFKKSEAIARQRRKQLEVYLRRLIQACAELPLCQPLYKYNTDLSQIDKQSLLEFSVFFRRGTFESSKYGTS